In Amycolatopsis endophytica, the following are encoded in one genomic region:
- a CDS encoding CPBP family intramembrane glutamic endopeptidase encodes MTATPGEPVSDLDPPELPVAASSFPTHRWGFGAFLVVEAVLLASAAFVSVLLGPAPPGQPLPARDVLIGTIAPTVLAALVAILITQVRGNGPFTDLRLSWNWDDVKLGLKLGTFGLVLTTVSAFVWTQAVGEANAGSAISALVEEQPMSVSAAVVMFAYLWLLGPICEEIIYRGLLWSAVERLHWGQEKWARLAAFLLSTAVFAASHLEPLRTTLLLVIAIPIGLARLFTGRLLGSIVAHQMNNFLPAVAMLLTALGVMAI; translated from the coding sequence GTGACGGCAACTCCGGGTGAGCCCGTCTCCGACCTCGACCCACCCGAACTGCCCGTGGCGGCTTCGTCCTTCCCGACGCACCGCTGGGGTTTCGGCGCGTTCCTCGTCGTCGAGGCCGTGCTGCTCGCGTCGGCGGCGTTCGTCAGCGTCCTCCTCGGCCCGGCGCCGCCCGGACAGCCGCTGCCCGCGCGGGACGTGCTGATCGGCACGATCGCGCCGACCGTACTGGCCGCGCTGGTCGCGATCCTCATCACCCAGGTCCGCGGCAACGGGCCGTTCACGGACCTGCGGCTGTCGTGGAACTGGGACGACGTGAAGCTCGGGCTCAAGCTCGGCACGTTCGGGCTGGTGCTGACCACGGTCAGCGCGTTCGTCTGGACGCAGGCGGTCGGCGAGGCCAACGCCGGATCGGCGATCAGCGCGCTGGTCGAAGAACAACCCATGTCGGTGAGCGCGGCCGTCGTCATGTTCGCCTATCTGTGGCTGCTGGGGCCGATCTGCGAGGAGATCATCTACCGCGGCCTGCTGTGGAGCGCGGTCGAGCGCCTGCACTGGGGCCAGGAGAAGTGGGCGAGGCTCGCGGCGTTCCTGCTGTCCACGGCGGTGTTCGCGGCCAGCCACCTGGAACCGCTGCGCACGACGCTGCTGCTGGTGATCGCCATCCCGATCGGTCTGGCGCGCCTGTTCACCGGGCGGCTGCTGGGCAGCATCGTCGCCCACCAGATGAACAACTTCCTCCCCGCCGTGGCGATGCTGCTGACCGCGCTCGGCGTGATGGCCATCTGA
- the trmD gene encoding tRNA (guanosine(37)-N1)-methyltransferase TrmD, producing MRIDVVTIFPEYLDPLRAALLGRAIERGLIEVGVHDLRDWTHDVHRAVDDAPYGGGPGMVMKPQVWGDALDAVCGPDTRLVVPTPAGRPFTQEVAQSYAREQHLVFACGRYEGIDQRVIDDAARRMPVDEVSIGDYVLVGGEAAVLVMVEAAVRLLPGVLGNPVSAEQDSFSDGLLEGPSYTRPEVWRELSVPEVLRSGNHALIDRWRRDQALERTVLRRPDLLGLLPEGTLDERDLAVLDRVRSEQRQAG from the coding sequence GTGCGGATCGACGTCGTCACCATCTTCCCCGAGTACCTGGACCCGCTGCGGGCCGCGCTGCTGGGCCGCGCCATCGAGCGCGGGCTGATCGAGGTCGGGGTGCACGATCTGCGGGACTGGACCCACGACGTGCACCGCGCCGTCGACGACGCGCCGTACGGCGGCGGTCCCGGCATGGTCATGAAGCCCCAGGTGTGGGGCGACGCGCTGGACGCGGTCTGCGGACCGGACACCCGCCTGGTCGTGCCCACACCGGCGGGCCGTCCGTTCACGCAGGAAGTGGCACAGTCGTACGCCCGCGAGCAGCACCTGGTGTTCGCCTGTGGCCGCTACGAGGGCATCGACCAGCGGGTGATCGACGATGCCGCGCGCCGCATGCCGGTCGACGAGGTGTCCATCGGTGACTACGTCCTGGTCGGCGGTGAGGCCGCGGTGCTGGTGATGGTCGAGGCCGCCGTCCGGCTGCTGCCCGGCGTGCTGGGCAACCCCGTGTCGGCCGAGCAGGACTCGTTCTCCGACGGCCTGCTCGAAGGCCCCAGCTACACGCGCCCCGAGGTGTGGCGTGAGTTGTCCGTGCCCGAGGTCCTGCGGTCCGGCAACCACGCGCTGATCGACCGCTGGCGGCGCGACCAGGCACTGGAGCGCACCGTGCTGCGCCGCCCGGATCTCCTCGGCCTGCTGCCGGAAGGTACGCTGGACGAGCGCGATCTCGCCGTGCTCGACCGTGTCCGGTCGGAGCAGCGGCAGGCCGGGTGA
- the ffh gene encoding signal recognition particle protein: MFDTLSDRLTSVLQNLRGKGKLTDADIDATAREIRIALLEADVALPVVREFIAHVKERAKGAEVSEALNPAQQVIKIVNEELIGILGGETRRLSLAKTPPTVIMLAGLQGSGKTTLAGKLAMFLKKQGHAPLLVACDLQRPNAVTQLQVVGERAGVQTFAPEPGNGVGDPVDVARRGIDEAKHAQHDIVIVDTAGRLGVDEELMKQAADIRDAVQPDETLFVVDAMIGQDAVSTAEAFRDGVGFTGVVLTKLDGDARGGAALSVREVTGQPILFASNGEKLEDFDTFHPDRMASRILGMGDMLTLIEQAEQAFDQDQAEKAAAKLGTGQLTLEDFLEQMLAVRKMGPIGNLLGMLPGAGQMKDQLANVDDKHLDRLQAIIRGMTPAERADPKMINGSRRSRIAQGSGVSVREVNDLVNRFFEARKMMQQMAGRFGFGGGGSATKRKKGKKGKKGKGPTQPKVRGGFPGGMPMLPPGGAGGGMPDLSQLGGGMNDVPGFDPSKFKLPKNK, from the coding sequence GTGTTCGACACCCTCTCCGACCGGCTCACTTCGGTCCTGCAGAACCTGCGGGGCAAGGGGAAGCTGACCGACGCCGACATCGACGCCACCGCGCGCGAGATCCGTATCGCGCTGCTGGAGGCCGACGTCGCGCTGCCCGTCGTCCGGGAGTTCATCGCGCACGTCAAGGAACGCGCGAAGGGCGCCGAGGTCTCCGAGGCCCTCAACCCGGCGCAGCAGGTCATCAAGATCGTCAACGAGGAGCTCATCGGCATCCTCGGTGGCGAGACCCGGCGCCTGAGCCTGGCCAAGACCCCGCCGACCGTCATCATGCTCGCCGGTCTGCAGGGTTCCGGTAAGACGACACTGGCCGGCAAACTCGCGATGTTCCTCAAGAAGCAGGGACACGCGCCGCTACTCGTCGCCTGTGACCTCCAGCGCCCCAACGCGGTCACGCAGCTGCAGGTCGTCGGCGAGCGGGCCGGCGTGCAGACCTTCGCGCCCGAGCCGGGCAACGGCGTCGGCGACCCGGTCGACGTCGCCCGTCGCGGCATCGACGAGGCCAAGCACGCGCAGCACGACATCGTCATCGTCGACACCGCCGGACGGCTGGGTGTCGACGAGGAGCTGATGAAGCAGGCGGCCGACATCCGCGACGCCGTGCAGCCGGACGAGACGCTGTTCGTCGTCGACGCGATGATCGGTCAGGACGCGGTCAGCACCGCGGAGGCATTCCGCGACGGAGTCGGCTTCACCGGTGTGGTGCTGACCAAGCTCGACGGCGACGCCCGCGGTGGCGCGGCGCTGTCCGTCCGCGAGGTCACCGGTCAGCCGATCCTGTTCGCGTCCAACGGTGAGAAGCTCGAAGACTTCGACACCTTCCACCCGGACCGGATGGCCAGCCGGATCCTCGGCATGGGCGACATGCTCACCCTGATCGAGCAGGCCGAGCAGGCTTTCGACCAGGACCAGGCCGAGAAGGCCGCGGCGAAGCTGGGCACCGGTCAGCTCACGCTCGAAGACTTCCTGGAGCAGATGCTCGCGGTCCGCAAGATGGGCCCGATCGGCAACCTGCTCGGCATGCTGCCCGGCGCCGGGCAGATGAAGGACCAGCTCGCGAACGTCGACGACAAGCACCTGGACCGCCTCCAGGCGATCATCCGCGGCATGACCCCCGCCGAGCGGGCCGATCCGAAGATGATCAACGGCTCGCGCCGCTCCCGCATCGCGCAGGGCTCGGGTGTTTCGGTACGCGAGGTCAATGACCTGGTCAACCGGTTCTTCGAAGCCCGCAAGATGATGCAGCAGATGGCGGGCCGCTTCGGGTTCGGCGGCGGTGGCAGCGCGACCAAGCGCAAGAAGGGCAAGAAGGGGAAGAAGGGCAAGGGCCCGACGCAGCCGAAGGTGCGTGGCGGCTTCCCCGGCGGCATGCCGATGCTCCCGCCCGGCGGTGCCGGTGGCGGCATGCCCGACCTGTCCCAGCTGGGTGGCGGCATGAACGACGTGCCCGGCTTCGACCCGTCGAAGTTCAAGCTGCCGAAGAACAAGTAG
- the rimM gene encoding ribosome maturation factor RimM (Essential for efficient processing of 16S rRNA), translating into MDVVVGRVAKAHGVRGELAVDIRTDSPGERFRDGVTVTARFRDGTTRPLTIAAARPHSGRLLVTFEQVVTREAAEALRGALLLADTADLPPSDDPDEFYDHELEGLRAELGDGEVVGTVQEVVHAPGGELLALDRGGRTVLVPFVQAIVPVVDVQGGRVVLDPPEGLLDDAG; encoded by the coding sequence GTGGACGTCGTCGTCGGGCGGGTCGCCAAGGCCCACGGTGTGCGCGGTGAACTCGCCGTGGACATCCGGACCGACTCGCCCGGGGAGCGCTTCCGCGACGGCGTGACGGTGACCGCGCGGTTCCGCGACGGCACCACACGCCCGTTGACCATCGCAGCCGCCCGCCCCCACAGCGGGCGGCTGCTGGTCACTTTCGAGCAGGTCGTCACGCGCGAGGCCGCCGAGGCCCTGCGCGGCGCCCTGCTGCTCGCCGACACCGCCGATCTGCCACCCTCCGACGATCCGGACGAGTTCTACGACCACGAGCTCGAAGGTCTGCGCGCCGAACTGGGCGACGGCGAGGTCGTCGGCACCGTGCAGGAGGTCGTGCACGCTCCGGGTGGCGAGCTGCTCGCGCTCGACCGCGGCGGCCGCACCGTTCTCGTGCCGTTCGTGCAGGCCATCGTCCCGGTGGTGGACGTGCAGGGCGGCCGGGTCGTGCTCGATCCGCCCGAGGGCCTGCTCGACGACGCCGGCTGA
- the rpsP gene encoding 30S ribosomal protein S16: MAVKIKLQRLGKIRAPYYRIIVADARTRRDGKAIETIGKYHPKSEPSFIEVDSDRAQYWLGVGALPTEPVQRILEITGDWQKFKNLPGAEGTLKTAAPKPSKEELFNAALAAAGDEPANEATTPKKKPAKKADDEAAKDEA; encoded by the coding sequence GTGGCCGTCAAGATCAAGCTCCAGCGCCTCGGCAAGATCCGTGCGCCGTACTACCGCATCATCGTCGCCGACGCGCGCACCCGCCGGGACGGCAAGGCCATCGAGACGATCGGCAAGTACCACCCGAAGTCGGAGCCGAGCTTCATCGAGGTCGACTCCGACCGCGCCCAGTACTGGCTGGGTGTGGGCGCGCTGCCGACCGAGCCGGTGCAGCGCATCCTGGAGATCACCGGTGACTGGCAGAAGTTCAAGAACCTGCCGGGTGCCGAGGGCACGCTGAAGACCGCCGCGCCGAAGCCGAGCAAGGAGGAGCTGTTCAACGCAGCCCTCGCGGCGGCCGGTGACGAGCCCGCCAACGAGGCCACCACGCCGAAGAAGAAGCCGGCCAAAAAGGCCGACGACGAGGCGGCCAAGGACGAGGCGTGA
- a CDS encoding YciI family protein codes for MLHLLILRYLGTEADVEPHVAGHVEYLERHHAAGTFIASGQTVPSGQGGAILARGVDRAAVLSITAEDPFVRAGVAEYSITTIDVGRVHPGLAGLVRAA; via the coding sequence ATGCTGCATCTGCTGATCCTGCGGTACCTGGGGACCGAGGCCGACGTGGAGCCGCACGTGGCCGGTCACGTCGAGTACCTCGAACGGCACCACGCCGCAGGCACGTTCATCGCATCCGGGCAGACCGTGCCCTCCGGCCAGGGCGGGGCGATCCTCGCCCGCGGTGTCGACCGGGCCGCGGTCCTGAGCATCACGGCGGAGGACCCGTTCGTTCGCGCGGGCGTCGCCGAGTACTCGATCACCACGATCGACGTCGGCCGGGTGCACCCCGGGCTCGCCGGGCTGGTGAGAGCCGCGTGA
- a CDS encoding CPBP family intramembrane glutamic endopeptidase, with translation MGSSRVGRGIGEASRARLVLGAHWGFVAFFAGLGVYHLVTVVMTALRSGRASVDPLELLDVGPVLLLAFVPGLLLGLAPLFASRRWGSGPRGDFGWLPDLRDVKVGLACGVLALLAGYLVNLVLLGIYGTDRVSGSPLTDFAEDGGSDDVVWLALAALVVVVATPMAEELLMRGALWGALEHHRIPQWVILVLTAVVFAYLHGEPTRTLALLAQGLVIGVARWRTGRVGASFVAHAANNLAPALLLFTGS, from the coding sequence ATGGGATCGTCGCGCGTGGGCCGGGGCATCGGCGAAGCGTCGCGCGCCCGGCTCGTGCTCGGCGCCCACTGGGGGTTCGTCGCGTTCTTCGCCGGTCTCGGCGTGTACCACCTCGTCACCGTCGTGATGACGGCACTGCGGTCCGGGCGCGCGAGCGTCGACCCGCTCGAACTGCTCGACGTCGGGCCGGTGCTGCTGCTGGCGTTCGTGCCCGGCCTGCTGCTCGGTCTCGCGCCGCTGTTCGCCTCGCGGCGCTGGGGGAGCGGGCCGCGCGGCGACTTCGGCTGGTTGCCCGATCTGCGTGACGTGAAGGTCGGCCTGGCCTGCGGGGTACTCGCCCTGCTCGCCGGGTATCTGGTCAACCTCGTGCTGCTGGGCATCTACGGCACCGACCGGGTCTCCGGCAGCCCGCTCACCGACTTCGCCGAGGACGGCGGTTCCGACGACGTCGTGTGGCTCGCCCTCGCCGCGCTCGTCGTCGTGGTCGCCACCCCGATGGCGGAGGAACTGCTGATGCGCGGCGCGCTGTGGGGTGCGCTCGAACACCACCGGATCCCGCAGTGGGTGATCCTCGTGCTCACCGCCGTGGTCTTCGCCTACCTGCACGGCGAACCGACCCGCACGCTGGCGCTGCTGGCGCAGGGACTGGTGATCGGCGTCGCGCGCTGGCGCACCGGCCGGGTGGGGGCGAGTTTCGTTGCGCACGCCGCGAACAACCTGGCCCCGGCGTTGCTGCTGTTCACCGGGTCCTGA
- a CDS encoding RNA-binding protein, producing MSFLADSLEHLVRGIVDNPDEVRVDLITTRRGRTLEVHVHPDDLGKVIGRGGRTATALRTVMGGIGGRGVRVDVVDTDR from the coding sequence GTGAGCTTCCTCGCCGACTCCCTGGAGCACCTGGTGCGCGGGATCGTCGACAACCCGGACGAGGTCCGTGTCGACCTGATCACCACCCGCCGCGGCCGCACCCTCGAGGTCCACGTCCATCCGGACGACCTCGGGAAGGTCATCGGCCGTGGCGGCCGGACCGCGACCGCGCTGCGCACCGTCATGGGCGGCATCGGTGGCCGCGGCGTCCGTGTGGACGTCGTCGACACCGACCGCTGA
- a CDS encoding amidohydrolase family protein, producing the protein MHLRGVVLPDGGQRDVWISDGRVTFSPVEGAPTLVSEGFLVPGLVDAHCHPAIGPGGPTDLDGAAANALADRDAGTLLIRDCGQPIDTRPLQARADLPRIIRSGQHLARPKRYIPKLGLDLEDPDQLPAAVAEQAADGDGWVKLVGDWIDRSVGDLAPLWPDDVLAEAIKVAHEAGARVTAHVFGEDALPGLIDAGIDCLEHGTGLDTSLLAEMARRGTALVPTLINIENFPGIADAAGKYPVYADHMRALHARVGDLVGNALDAGVAVYAGSDAGGMIAHGRLVDELEALRRAGMTAEQALAAGSWAARDWLGHPGLSEGAPADFLVLDADPREDLSALRSPRHIVLRGALVR; encoded by the coding sequence ATGCACCTGCGTGGGGTGGTGCTGCCCGACGGCGGGCAGCGCGATGTCTGGATCTCCGACGGCAGGGTCACGTTCTCGCCGGTCGAGGGCGCGCCGACCCTGGTGTCGGAGGGTTTCCTCGTGCCGGGGCTGGTGGACGCCCACTGCCATCCGGCGATCGGGCCCGGCGGTCCCACCGACCTCGACGGCGCGGCGGCGAACGCACTGGCCGACCGCGACGCGGGCACGCTGCTGATCCGCGACTGCGGTCAGCCCATCGACACCCGGCCGTTGCAGGCGCGCGCCGACCTGCCGCGGATCATCCGGTCCGGGCAGCACCTCGCGCGCCCCAAGCGGTACATCCCGAAGCTGGGCCTCGACCTGGAGGACCCGGACCAGTTGCCCGCCGCGGTCGCCGAGCAGGCGGCCGACGGCGACGGATGGGTGAAACTGGTCGGTGACTGGATCGACCGTTCGGTGGGTGATCTCGCTCCACTGTGGCCGGACGACGTCCTCGCGGAGGCGATCAAGGTCGCCCACGAGGCAGGCGCCCGCGTCACCGCGCACGTGTTCGGCGAGGACGCCCTGCCCGGCCTGATCGACGCCGGTATCGACTGCCTGGAGCACGGAACCGGTCTGGACACCTCGCTGCTCGCCGAGATGGCCCGCCGTGGCACGGCCCTGGTGCCGACGCTGATCAACATCGAGAATTTCCCCGGCATCGCCGACGCGGCGGGCAAGTACCCGGTCTACGCCGACCACATGCGCGCGCTCCACGCCCGCGTGGGCGATCTGGTCGGCAACGCGCTCGACGCCGGTGTCGCGGTCTACGCCGGCAGCGACGCGGGCGGCATGATCGCGCACGGTCGTCTCGTGGACGAGCTGGAGGCGTTGCGCCGCGCGGGAATGACGGCGGAGCAGGCGCTGGCGGCGGGTTCGTGGGCGGCGCGGGACTGGCTCGGGCACCCCGGTCTGAGCGAGGGCGCCCCGGCCGATTTCCTCGTCCTGGACGCCGATCCGCGGGAGGACCTGTCCGCCCTGCGTTCGCCACGGCACATCGTCCTGCGTGGCGCGCTCGTCCGCTGA
- the ku gene encoding non-homologous end joining protein Ku, with translation MGVGSFAIPVKAYSATEEPGSGLHQLHLTDGGRLRFQRVCEVDGAEIPAEELGRGFALPGGDVVILSEEELASLAPESAHSIQVVGFVPPAQIDPVYFIKSYYLEPEVPATKPYVLLAEALLTAGRVALVKVAIRQRETLGALRVRDQLIVLDTMHWPSEVRRADFPFLHEDIEVRMPELRAAANLIENLSGDFEPGALTDGYATALEDLVEAKVEGREVVRPTAAIQDEGVSELLAALQYSAQDRTDADQGVAKAKAAAKKASQAKGRARKASSKARSAPRSAR, from the coding sequence ATCGGCGTCGGCAGTTTCGCCATCCCGGTGAAGGCCTACAGCGCCACCGAGGAACCCGGCAGTGGCCTGCACCAGCTCCACCTCACCGACGGCGGACGGCTGCGGTTCCAGCGCGTCTGCGAGGTCGACGGCGCCGAGATCCCGGCCGAGGAGCTGGGCCGTGGTTTCGCGCTGCCCGGCGGTGACGTCGTGATCCTGTCCGAAGAGGAACTGGCCTCGCTGGCGCCGGAAAGCGCTCACTCGATCCAGGTCGTCGGGTTCGTCCCGCCCGCGCAGATCGACCCGGTCTACTTCATCAAGAGCTACTACCTCGAACCCGAGGTGCCCGCGACGAAACCGTACGTGCTGCTCGCCGAGGCGCTGCTGACCGCGGGCCGGGTCGCGCTGGTGAAGGTGGCGATCCGGCAGCGCGAGACACTGGGGGCGCTGCGGGTCCGCGACCAGCTGATCGTGCTCGACACCATGCACTGGCCCAGCGAGGTCCGCCGCGCCGACTTCCCGTTCCTGCACGAGGACATCGAGGTGCGCATGCCCGAGCTGCGGGCGGCGGCGAACCTGATCGAAAACCTCTCCGGCGATTTCGAACCGGGCGCGTTGACGGACGGCTACGCGACCGCGCTGGAGGACCTGGTCGAGGCGAAGGTCGAGGGCCGCGAGGTGGTCCGCCCGACGGCCGCCATCCAGGACGAGGGCGTCTCCGAGCTGTTGGCGGCCCTGCAGTACAGCGCGCAGGACCGGACCGACGCCGACCAGGGCGTGGCCAAGGCGAAAGCCGCCGCGAAGAAGGCGTCCCAGGCGAAGGGCCGTGCCCGCAAGGCGTCATCGAAGGCCAGATCGGCGCCCAGATCCGCCCGCTGA